From the Juglans microcarpa x Juglans regia isolate MS1-56 chromosome 3D, Jm3101_v1.0, whole genome shotgun sequence genome, the window GCCGCGGCCTTATGCCGTTGTTTATTAGCTGCGCATTACCATTTGTCTGATAAGCACTCAACAGAGCAGAAGCTTtgttatttgtaaaaatatgtttgaaaaaaagttacaaaaactGGTGTTCTCGTGATACTCTTCTTTCCTCTTGGATTTACTATCATCAACTCAAACGAGGCAAAATCAACAACCGAGCGACTAATGCAGCTAGAACTTCAGTTGAATAACCTATGGCAGCTTGATCCCATCAGCATCCATCAAACTCGATTATCAGTAGGACTGTACCTTTCTATATTCAAACCTTCTttccagcaaaaaaaaaaaaaaaaaaaaagaacaaacaaataaaagaacgCATGATATAGTCCTCGGAAAAACCAGGAGTCAGTAAATCTTCAAAAGGTTTTGTTTCTCTAGAAAACTGGGTGAAGAAGATCATcttcagcctcatctgcattcAGGGAGAAGATGTCAACTGGTGCATTGGTGCAGGAAAACGTATTGTGGTTAAATCTTCCATTCGAGGAACCTTTTTGGTGGTCAAGATAAATGACGATCACAGTAATATCATCATGGAAATGACGCCTTACTcccttttcaattttctttatgTCACCATAtctcatctctttcttctttgcaGCCTCTTGAATGGCAGCTCTGACCAGTGTCTTTGCAATTCCCTGCATGTATTAAACCAATGAATGGACTGTGTCACAAGTAGTCAAAACCCAACATCTCACGTGAAATTATCATTATGCACATATGCCACAAAGATTCTAATTGAACAATTTTCACCAGAAAATTTCAAAGCGATTCCATCAAAACACATAATAAGTATGGCAGGATTCTGCGAAGCACATAGCAATAGAATTTCTGAACCAAGAAAAGTGCTGTCGATAACAGTTGGAAAAAAGAActacatattaaaaaagaagTGAATGATGGGCACTCACAGCTCTTGGATTTTTTAACACAATGTCTACTGCTGCTTCATCACTTAACTGTTCCCAGAGACCATCTGATGCAAATATCAGGAATAAGTCCTGTGGCTTAAGCTTTCTAAAAAGGATAGAGGGTTCTGCTGTCATTACTGGTCGCTTCAAAGGAACGGGGTTTCCAAATTGCTGGAATATTGGGTCTCTGTTAAACTCGGGCCTTTTCAGGTAGACATCGCCAATAGATCTTGACACCTGAAGATaagaacgaaaaaaaaaaaaattactgacAATTTCCTTCCACAATCACATTATTCAAGGTTATGGATAAGCTAACTGATATTTgggcattaaaaaaaaaaaaaaccaaagtaGTACATAATTCACTCAAGCCCTacgaaaaaaaagagaaaatattaagTTGCACTGAATAGGAAGAAATCGAGATAAATTCCCTTAGACCTTAGGACTATGTTACAAGGGGTCTTCATGTACATCTCGTGCATGGAAGTCAAACTGCTTTTAACTTCATGAGATGCTGGATTGGAAGCAGAGCATAGGATTTCTCAAAGAGGATGAAAGATATAGGCCCTCTTAGTACAGCTTATGATACAAAAAATCTATCCTGTAAGAATACGGACGTGCGGCAAATGAACATCCGCAGCATCTACTTCCACttatagaagaaaattaaacaaaattaagtttttcCAGCGTAATCTGCATTTGCAAACATCTACACagggactctctctctctctctctctctctctctctatgcatGAATGAATGAGTATTCGAAGAAAACTAGAAGACAATACTGAAATCATATTCTCTATCTTCTGAACTCGAGCAAATTCAAATTTGACTCAATACTATAACAATTATATCgcttaagttaaaaaattttccTAATTACATTTTAAATACAGGTAAAATACTGCCAAGAAACAGAACGAAGGTATCACAGCCTCACAGGTAACCACCATACCTGAATTATTCCCTTAATCCTCCAAACTCCACGGCAATACACCACAATGTGCGAATCATCGGGATGAAGTGCTTTCAGCTCCTTCCTCACCTTCTCAACTGCAACATTATGATCATCTGACAACCGTTCCGCCACAACCAAGTTTTTTGCACTCTCCAGAACTCTTCGGCCAAGAACTGCTCTCGAGTCACCAAGATTTGCGACGTACAATTCATCATTTGAAATAGCACCAACAAGACAGCATGACCCGACTGAAGCAATTTGTGGCCGTGCAGGCAATGCTCGCTTTACTAAATGCAAAAACTCCTCCTCGGTGACATGAAATGCCTTCTTTATCACATCCACGGATAATCCACCTTGTTCAGTAGCGAATTctacaattaaaaaacaatattaaacttcattaaactttaaaaaaattttacaacaacCAAACAGAGCCCATGTTCACTAAACAGAGACTTCCCATAGTTCAATGAATCAAACGAAAAAAACCCAACTCAACCATTAAAAACTATCTGCAACTCATTCAGATAAGCACGAACCCCCTCTACTTTTTTTGGGTCCTGACCAACCATATCATCggaggacaaaaaaaaaagagagaaaaaaaattcaagtcctTTCCTTTCCCTCCCCCGTACAGAACAAACGAAACCTTCACAAACAAAGCGTTCCGCAGAGTCGCAGACATAGGTTTCTCCTTTTGTAGAAAACACAAACATAGATATGAGGCTTTGGCGAGGATAATATACTGTGCAAATAAGGAAATAGGCGCTTGTTGACGAATCTGGAAGCCTCTGGCCCACCATGGCCATCGTAGACGCCGACGTAAGTGGCGGAGGGCGAGCTGAAGACCTGGCTCTGGTCTTCGAGGCTGGAATTGGCCTGGACCACCGCGATGGAGTAATCCCCAGACGCATGAGGCTTGAGGTCCGTGTGCCAGAGAAGTCCATCGCCCCTGCCGCCACCACAGCCACAGCCTAGACGCCCAAAAAAGCAGCGCTCCAGTGGGCTGTAACACGACCGCAGCATCATCCTCGTTCCCTGTATGAATCTGTTTTTTCCCCCAGAAGAACAAGCTCCTGCGTGTGCTCTGGTTTAGTCGGGTCTGTGATAATAAGAGGCAGAGAGTGAGAGATAGGGACAAAGGAAAGTGGTGGGTGAATTACCGCGTCAAGACTCGAGGAATGAAGGAAGCTGACTGTTTGAATAAACGCTTGACGCTTTTATACTGTACGcgttatttttttctctcttgcatagaaaacgTATAGGATGGTTTTTCCAAACTTCTTTTCCAAcctcttatttatttctttatttttatttttttgtagatgagGACATGGCAACAAGATTTTCaggttgtttatttatttattgtatattcAATAGCCATAGCCCATAGGAAGTGAATATAACTTACTGGCAGTCTGTTCTATCAAATCCCATTTTTGCCAACTTAATATGGTGTGCAGTGCACCTCATGTTGTCTTTATTCATCCATCACATTCATAATCACTTACCccaatatgaaataaatagatttatatgtagaattacttaCCAAAAATAGACAAGAAAAAGAGGTTCATGCAGCTCGAGCGTACTCACTTTCGGaaaaatacccaattaaaagttgaatactGATTACTGTGGCGGTGTGGCATGTTTATTATTAATCATGAATATAAAATGatgcgggggggggggggggggggggggggggggggggggggggggggggggggggggggggggggaaggcaAAAATGAGGACCAATAACTAACAAAATATGGGGGAAATGACGAAAAAATATTAGAGGACTATTCCACCCAATGAATGATCTCTTCGGCAGCAGACAATCTTGAAACATTGCACAAAAACCCGTGAGGCCCATTGAAAGCTACACAAATTTAACACAATTGTTGACCCGCTGGATTGATGTCTTGGTTAACTGGACCCGTCATGGATGAGGTTATATCATCTACTTGAGAAAAACTACGATTCAGTGTcgacaattaaaaataaaaaaggaaaaaagattgATTCTCACAgcagataatatttttaagaaaaaataataatataacatattttcagATAGAGGGAAAAAAGAATCCAAAGTTTCAGTGCAACATTCCCGTATCTACAGAGAATTAACTCGGTAAAACCTTCTATAAAGCTTAAGAGGAAACATAAAACATGGATTTAAAATTCACGTTCAAGGGAATGAAACAAATTTCTCACTTAAGAGTAGGGATCTAAAACATGCGTTCAAGACTTTACAGGTGTGCAACAAAACAATAGATACAAGGATTACATATCTACAATTTTTTAAGGCAACTATATAAAATAGTAGAGACCCAGAACTTTCAACAGTATAAGAAATTCAGGCTATAAAAAGGTACTTGTAAAGTTTACGTCCTTTTTATCTCTCTATGACTAGTTATGACTATATCTCGACGGCAATACGGACAGTCCCCACAGGTTCGAACCCAGGGATCCAAGCATGCAGAGTGGAATTTATGCCCACAGGGCAAGTGTATAAGCTCGTCTCCCTCTGAGAAAGTCTCCAGACATATACTACAATCCTGTGAACCTCTTGACACCACCCCCTCAACTGTGCTGCTATAAACCTCCACGCGCAAACAGTCAAGAGCCTCCTGAGTGAGACCAGGCGGCTTCTTCTTTGGTTCTTGCAATAATTGCAGCCTCTCAATTCGGGAGCTCAAGTCGGTAATGGTTGAGCTTCCAACTGACTGACCTGTTGACGTTCGATTCCCCATGTTACCAACATCAACCAGCCCACTTATATCATCTTCAAACATTATTTCAGTACGGTTAATGTAAGACGGAGGTCTGTCGCTTTCCCTAAATATAAAGCCAAACAAATCAGGAAACTACATTAATCCAGCATGGTTAATGTCAGATTAAgatatttcaattcaaatataCCAAAAGACGGAGCTTAGAACATTTTGTTGATGAATAAGTAGCTTAGAACATAGTAACATCTGCAGGCTGCAGCATATGAAAAGTGGCAGAAGCAGCAGCAAATGACTTTTTCCATATTAAAACAATTCAATCAAGACTTTGGGAGCTCAAGAGACTTAGAAAAATCATGGacagaaaggaaataaaaataaaattaaatcgaACTACAAAACACAATGAATGATTGAAAGAGACATCAATCGAGATTAGTTCGATGAGTTCATAGAAAAATTGAATGGAGTTTTTGCTATTTTGAGTATTAAAGCTTTAGTATTGTATAACTTTGCGTGCTTAATGAACATAAGCATAGAATCCAGCAATTTTAAATGCATACGATActaattttaaagaaatattcaCAATAATTTACAGCTCCACCTATGCATGTGCTTAGTGTCCCAAACCCAGAGAAATAAGGATTGTACTAGATTGATAGCCAGCATAAAACTAGGCATCAATGCTACTGCCAATCAATGCTACTCTGTACTGAGCATGCCGTCCAACCTTCATGAATGCTACTGGCTACTCGAAACCAGAACGTCCGTGTTTTCACAGTCAGTAGCATTGATGGCTTCCGATCACTGTACTGTGCAGATATACAATGACAAACGGGTATATAAATACCATGGCTAAATTAAATGTATGTCATAAATTGGTTCTACAAATCAATTGCAACATCAATGGGGAAAATTGGAATCAATTTGTTGGAATTCTTTGATCATATGAGTTTTACATGCTAGCTTTATTTTTGGGGGTCTCTCTTGCACACATCCAATAGTTGCACCCCTTAATGTTcctttttatgaaatgaaattcaATTGGATCTCCAAAGCCACAGAAAATTACAAACACACACATAGCAGTAAGCACAGACCTGTTTCCAGAAAGAGGCTCCCCTCTCAACCTCTGCAGAAGCCTTGCCCTTGCAAGCAGCACAGCCCCAGGAAGCCTGTCATTCTCAGTTAACCTCGGCCTACTCCTGCTGCTTAAATTTTCTGTGTTAGAATTGTTGCTTGCAACAAACTGACTCGGACCAGATCGAACTGATGCACGCTCCTTAGCAagggaacaaaacaaaaaaatgagggGATATTTAACTCTGAATCTCCAGACACCACCAAATGACTACACACTTTCAAATTAACTTTTTATAGCCGAGATTTCACCGCTAACTTTACAAGATTTGGAATacagagagaaaatggagttgCATCCTCCACTTCACTAAGCCTGATTCAATTATATGGGTTAAATCAACATTcttaaaaaccaaaacaataagAGGCAAGGtctcatatacatatacacaaacACATGTATAGGtttgcatattatttttatatacatgtgtgtgtttgtgtgtgtgccCATATATCAGATTCTACCAAAATCGAGACAAATTTCATTTGTTCAAACCAACAATCTCCACCGGACCACCGAGCCCGAGcctaatttattaaattgacATTCGATTTCAAATCAAGttcaaaaaaggaaagaaaagataaagaggGAGAACTTAGACTATgtgttctttctttctcttgggATCCTCTATTTCCTGACGAACCAAGGAGAgatttacagaaaaaaaaagtagtagatATCTACCGTGTGATGCGACACATGCGGGGATCGCCGGGGAGGATTGCAGCCGTCCAAATCACGGCGATGATGGTGATAGGGCTGATGGCTGTGAAGATCGCTATGATGGCGGCGGTTGTAGGGAGAAATTCGATCGAACCCTAGATCCTGGTCGCTCCGACCCAGGCGAGACCTCCGGGAGTAGAATAGCTCCGATGCGCTCGTCATGCACTAACCCGACTCTCTCACCTCTACGACCCGATTTATCAAGAAGCAAAAGGGAAGTTTAAGCTCTTTATAGAATAAATAGTAATGGAGGAAGATAGGAAAGTTACTGAAAGATTGGGAGAAACGCGGGAGAAAGAACTCAGAGGAGAATTTGCGAGCGAAGTTGAAGTCTGAGAGCTTCGAAGAAACGCACTGCGAGTCTGTGAGGGAAGTTTGAAGATTCGTCAAGAAAACGAATTTTGATGGaggttgagaaaaaagaaaaacaaaaaaattgtcggataaaatatttgaaatgggaGGCGTTAGATTGTGGAGTTCGTACTGTATTGGAATTTGGAAGTCGTCATTATAACTAAGGGCGtgtaaaattctgaaaatttgaaCTCCGTCTGACTTTTACTCCGATTCCGACCCTGACGTCATTGGAATTCGGAATCAAAATTCGGAGTAGCTCAgaatatctattcggagtcggagtcgaagctccaagaagctccgattctgactctgaaattttttttactgtacacttacgctcgagcgaggtgtcgagcgcaagtcgagcacacgttgtattgaatattGGCTCAAGCGACATGTCGAGCAGAAATCGAGCGAACCTCACTGGAAGAGTTCTGCttgagcgacatgtcgagcgaaAGTCGAGCAAaactctctgaaagagttctgCTCAAGCGCCACATCGAGCGCACATtgagctccgatcttatgttggagctccgacctccgatcggagtcggactccgactccaattcggagtcggagtcggagctccaatttggctccgactcttgttggagtcggaggtcggaaatgagcactccgactccgtcggagtcggagcccagccctaatTATAACGGTTTACTAAAATAgcacatattatttttaattaattatttaatattattcctatcttattatttaatatttttttttgaaatataagatTATTCAgcagttatatataatatttatttacaaacaatGCGTATTAAATatctattctattttatcaatcttttttatttaaatttttaattttgaaatctttaccATCTCAATAGACAATATCGGATAAGTataaatatctcatcttatctcatctaattttaattaataatcttattattatttataaataattttaaataatatcatcttatctcattatctaaatgtCCTATATGTGTTAAATTATAAGTatggataatattttttatgttattatatataaatattaggtGATTTAATTTGTgtatgaataatgctagagcaTTTGGCTTGTATCTTGTTAATCTCAATGGATAAACCCGGTTCAAAAGTAAATGGACAAAATTGAAAGATTAATGGAAAagctaatttatttttcacttaaagttattttatccactcatttttcaattttcaagcaGGATGTATCAAGTAAAGTTTTAATTGGACACGAGCTAAATtcaatgctagatacaatcttTAGTATGCAGGTATGCACATTCTCATTAAAAAAAGTGGAActtactattaataaataaggttttttatgtaaattctaaatttattaatttttttcaaaataaatatattgtatactTTAAGATTATACAAACTATTTTCATTAGtagattatttaaaatcatataatatGTTGTATGCCAAAGATGattaataaagatattataaattgtAGCAGAATAATAGCAAGTTTACTTATGGCTGGGATGGAAGTGATAGCTCTGTTGAAATGGCTACCTGGATAGCTACCCTGTAGGTAGTGCCATTGGCAACAGGCAGCGTGCACTTTAAAAAGTGAAAGTGCATTATTATAAAGGTTTGCATGGGTTTGGGGGCAGGATACATCGTGTTGTCATTATGGGTTTACCACTTATTATGCTTTGACCTTCCCCATGCTCACTCAGCTGCCACTGCCAGTCTAAATTAATTGTGTGAATATATATGTTAACGCCAAACGGACGTAACAGTTCGAGAGGGAATAAATAGACGTTTTCCATTCGTTATAGCAATAAGAGTCATGATTGGTGTGGTGAATAGCTCTTGACAGAGGTTTGGTGTGATTGTATGGTGTTGGTGTATACATTTAcaataatgaataagaaataaatataaaaaaataaaaagagacacATATATTTACGTGATTCGACATAATACTTACATCTACAGATCGTTTGAGGGGAAGaatctattataatttattaattttatagtctctcataaCCTCTCGTCCTTACTGTGCTATAGATATAAAAAATCCATCTTCTAGTGGAGATACTGCCGTTGAAAATCATGTTGTGAGGTTGAACAAGCCAAAGTAGAAGTCCAAAAAGTCGTCTCCTTGAAGCACCTCAAGAAAAGTCTGGTAAAAAATCCCTGAAGTCGTCTAGTTCCCTCCCTGTTATCTTCTATCCCTTGTTCCTTTATGTCTCATCCCCTCTCTTTTATGTCAcgtctctcatttttctcttgaaatCCTGTACTTTCTCTGCCTTTTGTCCCTtcattccctctctcttccttccttccttcctaaTAAGACCTCGCACCATGAGCTGAGCCTAGAAAACCACTTTGGACTTGGTAGATTTTATCCCTTTCAGTTGCATGTGATTCTTAAAGGCAATTTGCTCCAAAAAAgaagaccttgagaatctttaaagataaaatatgcaattaAAATAACCCGCCAAAACCCGTAGAGAAATAAATTCTGAGAGCAGGTCCCTAGTTATCTGTTTCGCTTGCGTTAAGTGATGAAGATTTTCGAGCGCGAGGCTAAGCAGGAGATGGGCTCAACTGCATTAAATGCGAGTCAGATCTCATCTTTGCGAGATAAGTGGGAGGCTAAGCGAAAGATAAGCTCGACCGCGTTAGGTGTGAGTGAGGAGCTCATATTCGAGAGATGAGCGGGAGACTAGCTCGACCACATTAGGTACGAGCACAGAGCTCGTCTTGGCTAGATGAGCCAGAGGCTAAGTGGGAGATAAGCTCGACTGCATTAGATGTGAGTGCCAAGCTCGTCTTAACCAGATAAGCGAGAGATAGGCTCGACTGCGTTAGGTGTGAGCGCGAAGCTCATCTTCACGAGATAAATGGGAGGCTAAGTGAGAGATAGGCTCGACGGCGTTAGGTGTGAGCACGAAGCTCATCTTAAAGCGTGAAGGTCAGGCAATCAAGCGTCTTGCCCGTTGATGGGGCACTTGGGGGTCAGGCAATCCCTAACCTTTCCTGCTTATTGACTCGTTCTCGAAGATAACCCGAGCGAGGCGGTTGTGGCACAAGTCTAAACACTCGACGTTTGCTGAAGGAGATGCCGACTCAGGAGTAATGTTAGGCAGTCAGATGACTAAACCCGCACTCTGCCATGAGAGAGTTCGGACAGCCTGGAGACCAAACTCACCTCTTTGAGTCTCACAGGGAGGTAAATAAGAGGTGCTTGATAATGCTGTAAAAGTCAAACCAGTTAGTGTAAATAACCTTCAATCATGAGCGTGAAATTCGCGAACCTGAATCGTCGTCTTGAAGTGTGGCGAAGGTTTGAGGCTCGACGTTTGCTAGAGGAGATGCGGTCCCTAGATTAACGTCGAGCAGTTGAATGATTAAACCCGTACTCTACCATGAGAGAGTTCGGACAGCCTGGAGACCAAACTCACCTCTTTGAGTCTCACGGGAAGGTAAATAAGAGGTGCTTGATAATGTTGTAAAAGTCAAACCAGTTAGTGTCAATAACCCTCAATCATGAGCGTGAGATTCGCAAACATGAATCATTGTCTTGGAGTAAGGTGAAGGTTTAAGGCTCGGCTTTTTCTAGAGGAGATGCAGTCCCTGGAGTAACTTCAAGTAGTCGACAGACTGAACCCGCACTCCACTGTGAGGGAGGTCGGACAACTTAGAGACCAAACCCGCCTTTTTAAGTCTCATGGGAAGGTAAATAGGCTTGACAGTGCTGTAAGCAGATCAGTATAAACAATCTCCAATCACGAGATTGAGTGTGGCAAAGGCCTGAGACGTTACTCATTTGGCGTCTCGTTTGGTGGAGCTGGAGTGTGGTGAGGATTTGAGATGTTATCGGTTTGGTGTTCCGTTGCAGGGGATGGTGTCCCAGGAGAAATTGTCAAGCAGTTGGATGACTGGACCGCACTCCTCCATGAGAGAGGTCAAGCAGCCTTAGGGGCCTAGAGTAGACTTGCCTCTTTGATCCTCACGGGGAGGTAAATTGTTATGCAGTTTTGAAGCTGGACCTGCATTTCACTGTGACAGAGGTCAGTTGGGTAGCTAATAGGCTGGACCCGCACTCCTCCATGAGAGAGATTGAGCCACCCGGAGGCTAAGCTCGCCCTTTGTGTCTCACGGGGAGGTATGACAAGCAGTTTGAGACTAAACTCACACCCGCTTGTTGACACCACATGGAAGGTAAATGTGGTGGCAGACTGGAGCTGGTCCTGCACCTCATCATGacggaggtcggggtaagtctTTGAGCTGTCGAGAGGCTGAACCAACACTCCTCCTTGAGAGAGGTCAAGTTGCTTGAGGCTAAACTCACCTCTTTGGTCCTCACAGGGAAGTAAGCCGGGTAGTTTGGGACTGAACTCGCACTCACCTATTGACGCCACAATGAAGGTAAGTGTCGGTGCAGGTTGGAGCTAGTCCCGCACTTTGCCGTGATGGAGGTCTAGCCGCCATGAGGGTTGGACATACCTGTTGACTCTTACAGGGAAGGTAAGTTGTCAGGCAGTCAAGGGCTGGACCCGCACTCTGCAGTGAGAGAGGCCAAGCATCTGGAGACTAAACTTGTTTATTTAAGCCCCACGGGGGAGGTAAGATGGGTAGCTAAGAAGCTGGACCCGTACTTTGCCACGACGGAGATTAGGGTAAGTCGTCAGGCAACCGATTGGTTGGACCCGCACTCCACTGTGAGAGAGGTCGAGCCACTTGGAGACTAAACTCGCCTCTTTGAGCCTTACGAGGAGGTAAGACGGGTAGTTTGAGACTGAACCCACACCTGCTTGTTGACGTCTCAGGAAAGTAAGTGTCGGGACAGGCTGGAGTTGGTCCTACACTTCGTCATGACTAAAGTCGGGGTAAGTCATTGGGCAACCAATAGGCCGGACCCACACTTCGCTGT encodes:
- the LOC121254553 gene encoding probable E3 ubiquitin-protein ligase RHY1A isoform X2; the encoded protein is MTSASELFYSRRSRLGRSDQDLGFDRISPYNRRHHSDLHSHQPYHHHRRDLDGCNPPRRSPHVSHHTRASVRSGPSQFVASNNSNTENLSSRSRPRLTENDRLPGAVLLARARLLQRLRGEPLSGNRESDRPPSYINRTEIMFEDDISGLVDVGNMGNRTSTGQSVGSSTITDLSSRIERLQLLQEPKKKPPGLTQEALDCLRVEVYSSTVEGVVSRGSQDCSICLETFSEGDELIHLPCGHKFHSACLDPWVRTCGDCPYCRRDIVITSHREIKRT
- the LOC121254551 gene encoding probable protein phosphatase 2C 63, producing the protein MMLRSCYSPLERCFFGRLGCGCGGGRGDGLLWHTDLKPHASGDYSIAVVQANSSLEDQSQVFSSPSATYVGVYDGHGGPEASRFVNKRLFPYLHKFATEQGGLSVDVIKKAFHVTEEEFLHLVKRALPARPQIASVGSCCLVGAISNDELYVANLGDSRAVLGRRVLESAKNLVVAERLSDDHNVAVEKVRKELKALHPDDSHIVVYCRGVWRIKGIIQVSRSIGDVYLKRPEFNRDPIFQQFGNPVPLKRPVMTAEPSILFRKLKPQDLFLIFASDGLWEQLSDEAAVDIVLKNPRAGIAKTLVRAAIQEAAKKKEMRYGDIKKIEKGVRRHFHDDITVIVIYLDHQKGSSNGRFNHNTFSCTNAPVDIFSLNADEAEDDLLHPVF
- the LOC121254553 gene encoding probable E3 ubiquitin-protein ligase RHY1A isoform X1, yielding MTSASELFYSRRSRLGRSDQDLGFDRISPYNRRHHSDLHSHQPYHHHRRDLDGCNPPRRSPHVSHHTERASVRSGPSQFVASNNSNTENLSSRSRPRLTENDRLPGAVLLARARLLQRLRGEPLSGNRESDRPPSYINRTEIMFEDDISGLVDVGNMGNRTSTGQSVGSSTITDLSSRIERLQLLQEPKKKPPGLTQEALDCLRVEVYSSTVEGVVSRGSQDCSICLETFSEGDELIHLPCGHKFHSACLDPWVRTCGDCPYCRRDIVITSHREIKRT